A genomic stretch from Diprion similis isolate iyDipSimi1 chromosome 1, iyDipSimi1.1, whole genome shotgun sequence includes:
- the LOC124405321 gene encoding uncharacterized protein LOC124405321 isoform X1 has translation MASAMGLQQQNVPHNQQDSAVYNGYRTTNKSQHNLGKQPGSERQQLQGGQQTAPGDHNASFTSTKGLLNGPGQNNCFLNSAVQVLWHLDIFRRSFRELSGHACMRESCIFCALKDLFSQLQFSQESALPPDALRRALAESFLDQQRFQLGFMDDAAECFENILLRIHLHIASGEAEDMCSARHCVPHQKFAMTLVEQSVCGACGATSEPLPFTQMVHYVSASALTSQARQTPQSSRSSPDLFGQLLRRAGGMGDIRDCPSSCGAKIQICRTLMNRPEIVSVGVVWDSERPSLEHIMDVFATVGTCLRLSDVFHSVVDSRWGASTVHNLVGVVTYYGKHYSTFFFHTKLKVWIYFDDATVKEIGPRWEQVVEKCRRGRYQPLLLLYATPGGTPVNTENAPKTVTPFPNGNGLKTPPKNNLRRSITPSPEKASINGTARRAITPNPDSPPHIYTQKRTYSDYQNLTDIQNNIFGNQGVDAVDGDVESKYISRRAVENVMQQQKKQQMQLTRSLSAGSTPQDGISIPDHLNVPRRRDSGNWSGDRNSASSSSSTTMDNPYLYIVNKMQRNSGVPKSPTSKSGELSSSSSGHYDAGYDSYSLSSTDSLPLQQGLKHNLQLAQIPEGYQPSSGDDCERLCKETDALLDKSRAAEDAGDLGTAVALCNAASSKARAAMDAPYNNPHTMTIAMMKHNTCVMRARSLHRRILQEQAIANGEKEEGATEGRHSRENSKSSQHSRQSSRDKGNHSRQNSRELLVNAAAIVDKPSSVKSIEIYATLPKKKTLRSKATAVNVVEDEEYMLYDRPTQRTGLFGRVKRCDEDKKDKKRARSEERNKNSTKDFSIAPMKASPTVKNGKMVEKPKENETNPTKISQTNGTLPAEQKQGKKQHKIRRKLLMGGLIKRKNRSMPDLREGQDGQPPVNVEPSCNTLPKQSVDDSSLGLKGNEVGQSLSGYLSEGHLEFAGNNNNNNNNNNNNTGNPNLERSRLMRKSFHGSAGKVLHVAKVPPPPPLRTTSQLSKSKCQGEVGGGLQSENSLYPLSDDNVGNSSQSQNNNAFWNHANQANLVSQSGRVTNYADYSMEPHSLQFLPSYNQEQPMVSNFNGKPRIQDDVVQYANGILYEPTFVVTRADVHSEQSPVKHQSQPDSLPPYPENSNVSHSRQPSEEFPPPPYPCIQSVSHSRQPSEDFPPPPPPIDANSPAQMGSVGSQQQQQQQQTSQQLEAQQISSLLAQLQLKREQMLIAGEVDGKKEQDEDDKTSGETWLRELQAKQAERRMKKQGPADQMASHNQDMPKTRVPSVPQTQGSTIARRTSDLMMNTLGQTHEPSRDVTDSARLVTVSSSVKDMAARFEQIKQQPPAKPEVDQKPSKTMPPLSGTDATQDVPPSEPLKLSTENLAAFTKSDNQSSQSVLNSSFESSSSQSTFISTTPAPVTAPTSQPESGLNAAILSMSLFLPHENGLPVDYPEDDISEVAMQNTIQNTTILPIEEDIMPRKTKRRIGKKKSVSFCDQVVLVATAEDDEKDSYIPNPILERVLRSALNKPETALVLREIRNLQEAELNRENTAPKFQQHTLPLKSEADSIPATPFQDQLRSVNPMADTIRPGFGRQNSNEMSNGLPQDGKKAYNSYNEGQDVVREAYPVGNQNLSKTLTSYPQQFPQQIRYPPNGHSTHIQGYPQTQTAHPRNQGIPVSQMQKPASPFPTQVHNQYPQNGTVGQKITNAANQQKNGFQGNYYQLEQQHNQVNKQYSAQQQHSGNINQRIQQHNVSPVTVPHGQQMVCYPSNQSTNPYQQYNNSSSPQSQYPVSSYQSYPQQNRANQLLPQYQPPPNPTASFQQQQQQQQQQQQQQQSNTQNYQGRIENNYQRQPQKNEQQNILAPNQTYPNPIQNGQIQSNMKYPTYQHPPAPKQTKQVHFQAGTKGGAINQNSSSVQKTSPVTAMPRTSHCHLCRKKHVVEPAIYCTDCDFYMSRFRPKS, from the exons gTCCTGTGGCATCTCGACATCTTTCGACGCAGTTTTCGTGAACTTTCTGGACATGCCTGCATGCGAGAGTCCTGCATCTTTTGCGCCTTGAAG GACCTTTTTTCCCAGCTGCAATTCTCCCAGGAAAGCGCACTGCCACCCGATGCCCTCCGACGAGCACTCGCCGAGAGCTTTCTCGACCAGCAAAGGTTTCAACTTGGCTTTATGGACGACGCTGCGGAATGTTTC GAAAACATACTGCTGCGAATTCATCTCCACATTGCCAGTGGCGAGGCAGAGGACATGTGCAGTGCCCGACATTGCGTGCCTCATCAAAAGTTTGCGATGACTCTGGTCGAGCAAAGCGTCTGTGGCGCCTGTGGAGCTACTTCGGAACCGCTGCCTTTTACCCAG ATGGTCCATTATGTGTCAGCCTCAGCTCTGACGTCACAGGCTCGTCAGACGCCACAGTCATCGAGATCAAGTCCGGATCTTTTCGGACAGCTTCTTCGACGGGCAGGGGGAATGGGAGACATCCGCGACTGTCCG AGTTCCTGCGGTGCTAAAATCCAAATTTGCCGAACGCTGATGAATCGACCCGAGATAGTGTCGGTCGGTGTCGTCTGGGACAGCGAAAGGCCGTCATTGGAGCACATCATGGACGTGTTCGCAACAGTGGGAACATGCCTTAGACTAAGCGACGTCTTCCACAGCGTGGTTGACTCGCGGTGGGGTGCTTCGACCGTCCACAACCTTGTGGGTGTCGTTACGTATTACGGAAAACACTACTCAACCTTCTTCTTCCACACGAAATTGAAG GTCTGGATATACTTCGACGATGCGACGGTTAAGGAGATCGGTCCACGGTGGGAGCAGGTGGTCGAAAAATGCCGAAGAGGAAGATACCAGCCGTTGTTACTGCTGTATGCGACGCCCGGTGGAACACCGGTGAACACAGAGAACGCACCGAAAACTGTGACGCCTTTCCCGAATGGAAACGGACTGAAAACACCGCCGAAGAACAACCTGCGAAGGTCGATAACGCCGAGTCCTGAGAAGGCTTCGATAAACGGCACCGCAAGGCGGGCCATAACGCCAAACCCCGACAGCCCTCCTCATATCTACACGCAAAAAAGGACCTACAGCGACTATCAGAACCTGACGGATATCCAGAACAACATTTTTGGCAATCAG GGTGTAGACGCCGTCGATGGCGACGTGGAGTCCAAGTACATAAGTCGACGTGCAGTGGAGAACGTGATGCAGCAGCAAAAGAAGCAGCAAATGCAGTTGACGAGAAGTCTGAGCGCCGGATCAACTCCGCAGGACGGAATAAGCATTCCAGATCATCTGAACGTGCCCCGACGCCGGGACTCGGGCAATTGGTCTGGTGATCGCAACAGTGCTTCGTCAAGCTCTTCGACAACAATGGACAACCCGTATCTGTACATCGTTAACAAGATGCAGAGAAACTCCGGGGTCCCTAAAAGTCCGACAAGCAAATCTGGCGAACTATCTAGCAGTAGTAGCGGACACTACGATGCTGGATACGATTCCTACTCCCTTTCCTCCACCGATAGTCTTCCGCTTCAGCAGGGATTGAAGCACAATTTGCAG CTTGCGCAAATACCCGAAGGTTATCAGCCATCATCCGGAGACGACTGCGAGCGTCTCTGCAAGGAGACCGATGCTCTTCTCGACAAATCACGAGCGGCTGAAGATGCAGGGGATCTTGGAACGGCCGTTGCTCTGTGCAATGCCGCCAGTAGTAAAGCGAGAGCAGCGATGGATGCGCCGTACAATAATCCACACACGATGACCATAGCCATGATGAAGCACAACACGTGCGTGATGAGGGCTCGCAGTCTGCACAGGAGGATACTCCAAGAACAAGCCATTGCTAACGGAGAGAAAGAAG AAGGTGCAACGGAGGGCAGACACTCCCGTGAGAACAGTAAATCCAGTCAACATTCGAGGCAGAGTTCACGTGACAAGGGTAATCACTCGCGTCAGAACAGTAGAGAGTTACTGGTGAACGCTGCAGCGATTGTCGACAAGCCATCGTCTGTGAAGAGTATTGAAATATATGCAACACTGCCAAAGAAGAAGACCTTGCGAAGTAAGGCTACGGCGGTAAATGTGGTGGAGGACGAAGAGTACATGCTTTACGATAGACCGACTCAGCGAACTGGGCTATTTGGAAGAGTAAAGCGGTGTGACGAGGATAAGAAGGACAAGAAACGAGCGCGCAGTGAGGAAAGGAACAAGAACTCGACGAAGGACTTCTCCATAGCACCGATGAAAGCTTCACCGACAGTGAAAAATGGGAAGATGGTCGAGAAACCAAAGGAGAATGAAACTAACCCAACGAAAATATCGCAAACGAACGGTACTCTACCTGCGGAACAAAAGCAAGGAAAAAAGCAGCATAAGATTCGACGAAAGCTCCTAATGGGTGGACtaataaagaggaaaaatcgAAGTATGCCCGACCTGAGGGAGGGACAAGATGGACAACCACCGGTGAACGTCGAACCCTCTTGCAACACTCTGCCCAAGCAGTCTGTAGATGATTCTAGCCTCGGTCTTAAGGGCAACGAAGTGGGTCAATCACTGAGTGGGTATCTGTCCGAAGGTCACTTGGAATTCGCGggtaacaacaataacaacaataacaataataacaataacaccGGGAACCCCAATCTCGAGAGGAGTCGCCTGATGAGAAAAAGCTTCCACGGTAGCGCCGGGAAGGTGTTGCACGTGGCAAAGGTACCCCCGCCGCCACCACTGAGAACAACTTCCCAACTTAGCAAGTCTAAGTGTCAAGGTGAAGTCGGTGGTGGACTTCAGTCTGAGAACTCGTTGTATCCGTTGTCGGACGACAACGTCGGTAACTCTTCGCAGAGTCAGAATAATAACGCGTTTTGGAATCACGCCAACCAGGCGAACCTCGTCTCACAGTCTGGGCGCGTTACCAACTACGCCGATTATTCCATGGAGCCTCACTCCCTGCAGTTTCTTCCATCCTACAACCAGGAACAACCGATGGTTTCCAATTTCAACGGCAAGCCAAGGATCCAGGATGACGTTGTCCAGTACGCAAACGGCATTCTATACGAGCCGACATTCGTCGTCACTCGAGCAGATGTTCACAGCGAACAGAGTCCCGTCAAGCATCAATCCCAGCCCGACTCCTTACCGCCTTATCCAGAAAACTCCAACGTTTCCCACTCCAGACAACCCAGTGAAGAGTTTCCTCCACCTCCCTATCCCTGCATACAATCCGTCTCTCACTCCAGACAACCCAGTGAAGAtttccctcctcctccacctcccaTTGACGCCAATTCACCCGCGCAAATGGGATCCGTAGGAtctcagcagcagcagcaacaacagcaaacGTCGCAGCAGCTCGAGGCCCAACAGATTAGCAGTCTGCTTGCTCAGCTGCAGTTGAAGAGGGAGCAGATGCTGATCGCGGGCGAAGTCGACGGTAAGAAGGAACAGGACGAGGATGACAAAACTTCCGGGGAAACGTGGCTGCGGGAATTACAAGCGAAGCAGGCTGAAAGGAGAATGAAGAAGCAGGGACCTGCTGACCAGATGGCTTCCCACAATCAGGACATGCCCAAGACCAGGGTGCCCTCGGTTCCTCAAACACAGGGATCGACAATTGCTAGGAGAACGAGCGACCTCATGATGAACACTCTTGGACAGACGCACGAGCCAAGCAGAGATGTGACTGACAGTGCGAGGCTGGTCACAGTTTCGTCATCAGTTAAAGACATGGCAGCCAGATTTGAGCAGATCAAACAACAGCCGCCTGCCAAACCCGAAGTTGACCAGAAACCGAGCAAAACAATGCCACCATTGTCCGGGACCGACGCGACTCAGGACGTTCCACCTTCTGAACCACTAAAATTGTCGACGGAAAATCTTGCCGCCTTTACAAAATCCGATAACCAGTCGAGCCAGTCGGTTCTGAACTCCAGCTTCGAATCGAGCTCCAGCCAGAGCACATTTATTTCAACCACACCCGCCCCGGTTACCGCCCCGACAAGTCAGCCGGAGAGCGGTTTGAACGCGGCAATATTGTCCATGTCGTTATTCCTACCCCACGAAAACGGACTTCCAGTAGATTATCCAGAGGATGACATAAGCGAGGTTGCGATGCAGAACACAATTCAGAATACAACGATACTCCCAATAGAGGAAGACATTATGCCAAGGAAGACGAAACGCAGGATCGGTAAGAAGAAGAGTGTCTCTTTCTGCGACCAGGTTGTCCTGGTCGCGACTGCCGAGGATGATGAAAAGGACTCTTACATCCCGAATCCAATCCTGGAACGGGTCCTCAGATCGGCCCTCAACAAGCCGGAGACAGCTCTGGTTCTCCGGGAAATTCGAAACCTCCAGGAGGCTGAATTGAACCGCGAAAATACCGCTCCTAAATTCCAACAGCATACCCTACCGCTGAAGAGCGAAGCGGACAGCATTCCAGCCACGCCGTTCCAGGACCAGTTGAGGAGCGTCAATCCAATGGCCGACACGATAAGACCGGGTTTTGGACGACAGAATTCCAACGAAATGTCGAATGGACTTCCGCAGGATGGGAAGAAGGCTTACAATTCTTACAACGAGGGGCAGGACGTCGTGCGCGAAGCGTATCCTGTCGGGAATCAGAACTTGTCGAAGACTCTGACCTCGTATCCCCAGCAGTTTCCCCAGCAAATTCGTTATCCTCCGAATGGACACTCTACGCATATCCAAGGCTACCCGCAGACGCAGACGGCTCATCCCAGAAACCAGGGAATCCCAGTTTCGCAAATGCAGAAACCGGCGAGTCCGTTTCCGACGCAAGTCCATAACCAATACCCCCAGAATGGTACGGTGGGTCAGAAAATAACGAACGCTGCGAACCAGCAAAAGAACGGCTTCCAAGGAAACTACTATCAGCTGGAACAGCAGCACAACCAAGTGAACAAACAGTATTCGGCCCAGCAACAGCACTCGGGCAACATTAATCAGAGGATTCAACAGCACAATGTCAGTCCCGTGACTGTTCCCCACGGTCAACAGATGGTCTGCTATCCTTCAAACCAGTCAACGAATCCTTATCAGCAGTACAATAATTCTTCGTCACCGCAAAGTCAGTACCCAGTCAGTTCCTATCAGAGTTATCCTCAGCAGAACAGAGCTAATCAGCTGCTACCCCAATACCAGCCACCCCCGAATCCGACCGCTTCttttcaacaacaacaacaacaacaacagcagcagcagcagcaacagcagtcTAATACGCAAAATTATCAAGGGAGAATAGAAAACAACTATCAACGTCAACCGCAGAAAAATGAGCAGCAGAATATTCTTGCTCCGAATCAAACCTATCCGAATCCCATACAAAATGGTCAGATACAGTCGAACATGAAGTATCCGACGTATCAGCATCCGCCGGCACCCAAGCAAACGAAACAAGTGCACTTCCAGGCCGGCACTAAGGGAGGTGCGATAAACCAAAACTCGTCTTCCGTACAGAAAACGTCACCCGTGACAGCTATGCCGCGAACAAGTCATTGCCACTTGTGTCGAAAGAAGCACGTCGTTGAGCCTGCGATTTATTGCACGGACTGCGATTTTTACATGTCGAGATTCCGGCCAAAGTCTTAG